From the Peromyscus leucopus breed LL Stock chromosome 8b, UCI_PerLeu_2.1, whole genome shotgun sequence genome, one window contains:
- the Rpain gene encoding RPA-interacting protein isoform X3, producing the protein MAESSGSPHRWLYKQVGSPPWKEAFRKRCLERMRNSRHRLLNKYRQAASGTPGRASDRLLVQEVMEEEWNSLQSVENYPEALIQLGLPGDLAVLQDIEQELCDEVSRVDRAEAACLFGGQHK; encoded by the exons ATGGCAGAGTCCTCGGGGTCTCCGCACCGCTGGTTGTACAAACAAGTGGGCTCGCCGCCCTGGAAAGAAGCTTTCAGGAAG agatGTCTCGAGAGAATGAGAAACAGCCGGCACAGGCTCCTGAACAAGTACCGCCAGGCTGCAAGCGGTACACCAGGGAGAGCCTCAGACAGATTGCTTGTGCAagaagtgatggaggaagagtggaattCTTTGCAGTCTGTAGAGAATTATCCAGAGGCCTTGATTCAG TTGGGACTGCCAGGGGACCTCGCTGTGCTGCAGGACATCGAACAGGAGCTGTGTGATGAAG TCTCCAGGGTTGACAGAGCAGAAGCTGCGTGCCTGTTTGGAGGACAACATAAATGA
- the Rpain gene encoding RPA-interacting protein isoform X1: protein MAESSGSPHRWLYKQVGSPPWKEAFRKRCLERMRNSRHRLLNKYRQAASGTPGRASDRLLVQEVMEEEWNSLQSVENYPEALIQLGLPGDLAVLQDIEQELCDEEKSIISEYEKSLQFDENCLNSMLAEWEANPLICPVCIKYNLRITNSVVTCPCGLHIPFHSPGLTEQKLRACLEDNINEHGAHCPHTPEFSVTGGTEEKPSLLMSCLVSLHGSSQLQEHISQFCSPLGGNNGLEKGKKHGFLGDLLHSWVW from the exons ATGGCAGAGTCCTCGGGGTCTCCGCACCGCTGGTTGTACAAACAAGTGGGCTCGCCGCCCTGGAAAGAAGCTTTCAGGAAG agatGTCTCGAGAGAATGAGAAACAGCCGGCACAGGCTCCTGAACAAGTACCGCCAGGCTGCAAGCGGTACACCAGGGAGAGCCTCAGACAGATTGCTTGTGCAagaagtgatggaggaagagtggaattCTTTGCAGTCTGTAGAGAATTATCCAGAGGCCTTGATTCAG TTGGGACTGCCAGGGGACCTCGCTGTGCTGCAGGACATCGAACAGGAGCTGTGTGATGAAG AAAAGTCCATCATAAGCGAGTATGAGAAGAGCTTACAGTTTGATGAAAATTGTCTCAACAGCATGTTGGCTGAGTGGGAAGCAAACCCCCTCATCTGTCCTGTGTGTATAAA GTACAACCTGAGAATAACGAACAGTGTGGTCACGTGTCCGTGTGGCCTGCACATCCCATTTCAC TCTCCAGGGTTGACAGAGCAGAAGCTGCGTGCCTGTTTGGAGGACAACATAAATGAACACGGTGCACACTGTCCCCACACGCCTGAATTTTCAGTCACCGGTGGAACAGAAGAAAAGCCCAGTCTTCTGATGAGCTGCCTGGTAAGCCTCCATGGATCTAGTCAGTTGCAAGAGCACATCAGTCAGTTCTGTTCCCCTCTTGGTGGAAATAATGGCttagaaaaaggtaaaaaacaTGGTTTTTTGGGGGATTTACttcacagctgggtgtggtag
- the LOC114686326 gene encoding complement component 1 Q subcomponent-binding protein, mitochondrial produces the protein MLPLLRCVPRALGAAATGLRAAVPASPLRQLLQPAPRPCLRPFGLLSVRAGSARRSGLLRPPAPCSCGCGALHTEGDKAFVEFLTDEIKEEKKIQKHKSLPKMSGDWELEVNGTEAKLLRKVAGEKITVTFNINNSIPPTFDGEEEPSQGQKAEEQEPELTSTPNFVVEVTKSDGKKTLVLDCHYPEDEIGQEDEAESDIFSIKEVSFQATGDSEWRDTNYTLNTDSLDWALYDHLMDFLADRGVDNTFADELVELSTALEHQEYITFLEDLKSFVKSQ, from the exons ATGCTTCCCCTGCTGCGCTGCGTGCCCCGCGCCCTGGGCGCCGCTGCCACGGGCCTCCGCGCCGCCGTCCCCGCCTCGCCGCTCCGGCAGCTGTTGCAGCCCGCGCCCCGGCCGTGCCTCCGGCCCTTCGGGCTGCTCAGCGTACGAGCGGGCTCCGCGCGGCGCTCCGGCCTCCTGCGGCCCCCGGCGCCCTGCTCGTGCGGCTGTGGAGCTCTGCACACCGAGG GAGACAAAGCCTTTGTTGAATTCTTGACGGATGAAattaaggaagagaagaaaatccaGAAGCATAAGTCCCTTCCCAAGATGTCTGGAGATTGGGAGCTGGAAGTGAACGGGACGGAGGCTAAATTATTGCGCAAAGTTGCTGGAGAAAA GATCACTGTCACTTTCAACATTAACAACAGCATCCCTCCAACATTTGATGGTGAAGAGGAGCCCTCACAAGGGCAGAAGGCTGAAGAACAGGAG CCAGAACTGACATCAACCCCCAATTTTGTGGTTGAAGTCACAAAGAGTGATGGCAAGAAGACCCTTGTACTGGACTGTCACTATCCTGAGGATGAG ATCGGGCAAGAAGATGAGGCCGAGAGTGACATTTTCTCTATCAAGGAGGTTAGCTTTCAAGCCACTGGTGACTCTGAATGGAGGGATACTAACTACACACTCAACACGGACTCCCTGGACTGG GCCTTGTATGACCACCTGATGGATTTCCTTGCCGACCGCGGGGTGGACAACACTTTTGCAGATGAGTTGGTGGAGCTCAGTACAGCCCTAGAGCACCAAGAATATATCACCTTTCTCGAAGACCTCAAAAGTTTTGTCAAGAGCCAGTAG
- the Rpain gene encoding RPA-interacting protein isoform X4, with protein sequence MAESSGSPHRWLYKQVGSPPWKEAFRKRCLERMRNSRHRLLNKYRQAASGTPGRASDRLLVQEVMEEEWNSLQSVENYPEALIQLGLPGDLAVLQDIEQELCDEGTT encoded by the exons ATGGCAGAGTCCTCGGGGTCTCCGCACCGCTGGTTGTACAAACAAGTGGGCTCGCCGCCCTGGAAAGAAGCTTTCAGGAAG agatGTCTCGAGAGAATGAGAAACAGCCGGCACAGGCTCCTGAACAAGTACCGCCAGGCTGCAAGCGGTACACCAGGGAGAGCCTCAGACAGATTGCTTGTGCAagaagtgatggaggaagagtggaattCTTTGCAGTCTGTAGAGAATTATCCAGAGGCCTTGATTCAG TTGGGACTGCCAGGGGACCTCGCTGTGCTGCAGGACATCGAACAGGAGCTGTGTGATGAAG GTACAACCTGA
- the Rpain gene encoding RPA-interacting protein isoform X2: protein MAESSGSPHRWLYKQVGSPPWKEAFRKRCLERMRNSRHRLLNKYRQAASGTPGRASDRLLVQEVMEEEWNSLQSVENYPEALIQLGLPGDLAVLQDIEQELCDEEKSIISEYEKSLQFDENCLNSMLAEWEANPLICPVCIKYNLRITNSVVTCPCGLHIPFHSPGLTEQKLRACLEDNINEHGAHCPHTPEFSVTGGTEEKPSLLMSCLACDTWAVIL, encoded by the exons ATGGCAGAGTCCTCGGGGTCTCCGCACCGCTGGTTGTACAAACAAGTGGGCTCGCCGCCCTGGAAAGAAGCTTTCAGGAAG agatGTCTCGAGAGAATGAGAAACAGCCGGCACAGGCTCCTGAACAAGTACCGCCAGGCTGCAAGCGGTACACCAGGGAGAGCCTCAGACAGATTGCTTGTGCAagaagtgatggaggaagagtggaattCTTTGCAGTCTGTAGAGAATTATCCAGAGGCCTTGATTCAG TTGGGACTGCCAGGGGACCTCGCTGTGCTGCAGGACATCGAACAGGAGCTGTGTGATGAAG AAAAGTCCATCATAAGCGAGTATGAGAAGAGCTTACAGTTTGATGAAAATTGTCTCAACAGCATGTTGGCTGAGTGGGAAGCAAACCCCCTCATCTGTCCTGTGTGTATAAA GTACAACCTGAGAATAACGAACAGTGTGGTCACGTGTCCGTGTGGCCTGCACATCCCATTTCAC TCTCCAGGGTTGACAGAGCAGAAGCTGCGTGCCTGTTTGGAGGACAACATAAATGAACACGGTGCACACTGTCCCCACACGCCTGAATTTTCAGTCACCGGTGGAACAGAAGAAAAGCCCAGTCTTCTGATGAGCTGCCTG GCTTGTGACACTTGGGCTGTGATCCTCTAG